The DNA sequence GCCCTCGAACTATTTTATCCTGTGAAGGATTCATTGGTGCTAGTAGTAACTCAGCTTCAATGAGATTTGCATTTCTAGGTAGTGTTGGTTTGTCTAGATCAAAATCTGTTGAATGAGTTGTACAACTACTAAATCCTTTATAGATTAATATCTCTAATGGTCTTTTACTTTCATCTTTTTCTACAATAAAGCCTTTTAACCTAAGAATTTTATTTATATGCAATTGACTAATTCTTTCTAATATTAATAACATTTTTTCATTATTTGAAAGAGCCATATATCAGAAACCTCCTGCAATCCTCCCTTGTTTGGGGAAGCGGACCAATAACCATTGAAGAAGTCCCACAAGATATGCAATTAATGCTAGATAGCCAAGGAAAGCTGCTAATGATTCAGTCCAGTTGGCACCAAATAAAAAGTTGAATAAGCCCTTTAGCATGATATGTGATTTTATTGGAGCTTCTTTCCAAGCATTACAAGATTGATTAGATAAAGATTGAATACATGACAGACTTGAAAAGCTGAGACTGAGATATATGACTCCAAAAAAACTAATTATCCACCTCCATACTTTAACTATAAAATTAAGAGGTTTCCAATGAGGTAAGTCTCTTAATTCTTCATTGAGATCTACCCAGAACCAAATTGACGTTACCAAGAGGAAGGGAGCCGCAAAGGAAGTTAAATGACCTATAGACCTATCTCCAGTTAGAAGAAGGATGCTGATCGGAATTAGACTAGCAACCTTCCAATAAATTGATAGCAATCTAACAATTGAATATTCTTTTTTAATGCTGGCCCAAATTAATAGAATTAAGGGAAGTCCAAAAGCAAAAGTAGCCCCTAGTTTGTAGGTAAGCCAAACAAGAGTGCGAAATGAGATCTCAGCCATTCCATAACTTTATCTCTTTTTGAGTATCAATTCTGCAAAGAACTCTCTTAGGCTTCTTAAATGAACCCTTGCGTTTTTAAAGAGTGCGACAACATGTCAACCCTTTGAGTAGATTCTTTCAAGTTGAGCTAGAGCTTCCAGAACCAAATGAGCTTTTTTTAGATGGAAGCTTGCCAATTCATTTGGATATAGGCTCGGCAAAAGGTAAGTTTTTGATTAAATTTGCTTCTTTAGAAAAGCAATGGAATTTTTTGGGTGTTGACATTAGAAATTCACTTGTTCAAGCTGCTGAGAAAGAAAGGAAAGAACTAGGCTTAGAGAATTTAAACTTCTTATTTTGCAATGCAAATGTTAGCTTAATAAAATGGTTGAGATCTTTAAAGAAAGGTCAATTAAAGAGAGTTTCTATACAGTTTCCTGATCCATGGTTTAAAAAACGTCATCAGAAGCGCAGGGTTTTAAATACTTCACTATTAATGGCATTGGCTTCAGCTTTAGGAACTGGCTCGCAGTTATTTATTCAGAGTGATGTCCTTCCTGTGATTAATTCAATGATTGATATTATAGAGAGAAGTGAATGCTTTGAAAGTATTAATCCAGGACCTGAAATCTGGTTGAAAAATAATCCTTTTCAGTTATCTACTGAGCGGGAAGAGTATGCAATAAGTAGAGAATTAACTGTTTACAGAGCATTATTTTATAGGACTGAAAAAGATTTGCCTAAAACTATAGGTATTTAAAATTAATGTGAACTCTTGTTTGACTTGAATAGATAACTTACTTAAGCAGCGTTTAAATCCTCTTGAGCTACTTCTGCAAGATGAGAACTCCATGAATCAACTAAAAGAGGGTCTTTAGATTCAACCATCACCCTTAACAATGGCTCGGTCCCACTTTCTCTAATAAGAATTCTTCCTTCCTTTCCCATTGCTAATTTAGCCTTTTGAACTGCTGCTTGAAGTGGTTGAGATTCTTTCCAGGGTCTGCATACAGGTGCATTAGTTATTGGTACATTTATTAGTTTTTGGGCATATGGCTTGAAGCTTTGATTTCGCCATTCAAAAAGCCGAAGATCAAGGCCAGCACATATCGTTGAAAGTTGTATAGCCGTAAGCAGACCATCTCCACATAGCTTATTCATGCTTGAGAGAATATGACCTGATTGTTCTCCTCCTAAGTTTGCATTAGTTTTTAGCATTGCTTCGTGAACATGGCGATCACCTACGGACGTTCTTTCTAATAAACCTCCTTGCCCTAGCCAAGCTTTTTCTAGCCCAAGGTTTGACATTGATGTGGTAACTAACCTTTTTTCATTCAGTTTATTCTTCGCTTTAAGATGTGAACCCCATAAATAAAGAATATGATCTCCATCTATGACTCGCCCTTTTTCATCAATAGCCATTAATCTGTCAGCGTCTCCATCAAAAGCAAAACCCATTTGAGCATTCTTTGAAAGAACGGCTTCTTTTAGCTGATTAAGATTGGTCGATCCACAGTTGACATTAATTTTCCCTCCATCAGCTTTCCCATTTATTGTGCTTACATTTGCTCCTAAAGCCTTAAAAATCTTTTCTCCACATGATGTGGCTGATCCCCAGCATAGATCTAGAACAATTGATACATTAGCCAAGCTTTGGTCTTTGGCAGACTCTAAAAGGCTATTCTCATAATCTCCAAGAAGTTCATTGCGGAAATAGACTTGTCCAATATTTTTTGAAGTACTTATTTCTTGTAATAGGCCTTGCTCAATAATATTTTGTTGTCCAAGTGTAATTTTATTACCAGTCGAATTAAAAAACTTTATTCCATTATCTTCTGGTGGATTGTGGCTTGCAGAAACCATGGCACCTCCAGAAGCGCCAAATCTTTGAATGAGGTGCGGTACTGCAGGTGTTGTGCATAGGCCTAATACCCAAACTTCTTTGCCAGCAGCCGTCAAACCAGCTGCCAATGCAGAAACAATCATTGAGCCGCTCTGACGAGAGTCTTTACCGATTAGGAAAGGCCCTTCACCAGAAATTGCTAGGCCAAACCAGTATCCAATTTTGAAAACAATATTT is a window from the Prochlorococcus marinus str. MIT 9211 genome containing:
- a CDS encoding DUF3177 family protein, translated to MAEISFRTLVWLTYKLGATFAFGLPLILLIWASIKKEYSIVRLLSIYWKVASLIPISILLLTGDRSIGHLTSFAAPFLLVTSIWFWVDLNEELRDLPHWKPLNFIVKVWRWIISFFGVIYLSLSFSSLSCIQSLSNQSCNAWKEAPIKSHIMLKGLFNFLFGANWTESLAAFLGYLALIAYLVGLLQWLLVRFPKQGRIAGGF
- the trmB gene encoding tRNA (guanosine(46)-N7)-methyltransferase TrmB, with product MRQHVNPLSRFFQVELELPEPNELFLDGSLPIHLDIGSAKGKFLIKFASLEKQWNFLGVDIRNSLVQAAEKERKELGLENLNFLFCNANVSLIKWLRSLKKGQLKRVSIQFPDPWFKKRHQKRRVLNTSLLMALASALGTGSQLFIQSDVLPVINSMIDIIERSECFESINPGPEIWLKNNPFQLSTEREEYAISRELTVYRALFYRTEKDLPKTIGI
- the glmM gene encoding phosphoglucosamine mutase → MDPIGLSPLSKESSIFGTDGIRGNAKNLLTENIVFKIGYWFGLAISGEGPFLIGKDSRQSGSMIVSALAAGLTAAGKEVWVLGLCTTPAVPHLIQRFGASGGAMVSASHNPPEDNGIKFFNSTGNKITLGQQNIIEQGLLQEISTSKNIGQVYFRNELLGDYENSLLESAKDQSLANVSIVLDLCWGSATSCGEKIFKALGANVSTINGKADGGKINVNCGSTNLNQLKEAVLSKNAQMGFAFDGDADRLMAIDEKGRVIDGDHILYLWGSHLKAKNKLNEKRLVTTSMSNLGLEKAWLGQGGLLERTSVGDRHVHEAMLKTNANLGGEQSGHILSSMNKLCGDGLLTAIQLSTICAGLDLRLFEWRNQSFKPYAQKLINVPITNAPVCRPWKESQPLQAAVQKAKLAMGKEGRILIRESGTEPLLRVMVESKDPLLVDSWSSHLAEVAQEDLNAA